A genomic region of Venturia canescens isolate UGA chromosome 9, ASM1945775v1, whole genome shotgun sequence contains the following coding sequences:
- the LOC122416618 gene encoding venom allergen 5.02-like: MAGAIMIVNGKLSRNDYCNLKSCSKGTHTMCLFSPETFASRCGKVSSSGMTAAEIQEVVDLHNEFRAKVASGHEKRGRPGPQPAASNLGPLTWNPELAKIAQTWANQCNIKAGTAHDECRNDEHGYVGQNMALGPSSWDLSALVSHWYNEVEAFDRREVKAYTGKNLMKTGHYTQLVWAETTEIGCGVTRFHHPIEGYEITLLICNYGPGGNIGNYPIYQSR; this comes from the exons ATGGCTGGAGCCATAATGATCGTCAATGGTAAATTAAGCAGAAACGATTATTGCAATTTGAAATCGTGTTCAAAAGGGACTCACACCATGTGCCTATTCTCT ccCGAGACTTTTGCATCTCGATGTGGCAAGGTTTCCTCTTCGGGCATGACTGCTGCGGAAATACAAGAAGTAGTTGATTTGCATAATGAGTTCAGAGCAAAAGTAGCATCGGGGCACGAAAAGCGTGGAAGACCAGGTCCTCAACCGGCTGCCAGCAACCTTGGGCCATTG ACGTGGAATCCGGAGCTCGCAAAGATAGCACAAACTTGGGCCAATCAATGTAATATTAAAGCTGGCACAGCTCACGACGAATGTCGCAACGACG aaCATGGTTATGTTGGGCAAAATATGGCTCTAGGACCATCTTCTTGGGATCTCTCCGCGCTGGTTAGTCATTGGTACAACGAAGTTGAAGCCTTCGATAGGCGAGAAGTCAAAGCTTATAC agggaagaatttaatgaaaaccGGACACTACACCCAGTTGGTCTGGGCCGAAACAACAGAAATAGGTTGTGGAGTTACCCGTTTCCATCATCCAATCGAAGGATACGAAATTACTCTTCTCATATGTAACTACGGTCCTGGAGGCAACATTGGAAACTACCCTATATACCAGTCACGTTAA